One genomic window of Tenacibaculum tangerinum includes the following:
- the argS gene encoding arginine--tRNA ligase — translation MNIQSLLETKVKEGFLALYDVEIPNVEFQATRKDFEGDITIVVFPLLRYKKGNPVQIGEDLGKYLVENINEITSYNVVKGFLNLVVDDSFYLNFFNQIAADASYGFVKEDETDARMVEYSSPNTNKPLHLGHVRNVLLGYSVAEILKAAGHKVYKTQIINDRGIHICKSMLAWQKFGNGETPESTGLKGDKLVGNYYVKFDQEYKKEVTELVTKGISEDDAKKQAPLFVEAQEMLRNWEAGDTEVVALWEMMNGWVYEGFDVTYENIGVDFDKLYYESNTYLLGKDIIEEGLQNGVFFKKEDGSVWCDLTDEGLDEKLVLRSDGTAVYMTQDIGTAVQRAKDFPDVNGMVYTVGNEQDYHFKVLFLILQKLGYSWAKQLYHLSYGMVDLPSGKMKSREGTVVDADDLMAEMTNTARQISQELGKLEGYSKEEKEELYKIIGLGALKYFILKVDPKKRILFDPQASVDFQGNTGPFVQYTYARIQSILRKADFDYSSSLNGVEVNLHEKEKELIKQLELYPEVIQQAASNYSPAVIANYTYDLVKEFNSFYQNVSILGEENQDKKIFRVQLSKKVADTIKSAFNLLGIQVPERM, via the coding sequence ATGAATATTCAATCGTTACTAGAAACGAAGGTAAAAGAAGGATTTTTAGCCTTGTATGATGTAGAGATTCCTAATGTTGAATTTCAAGCAACCCGTAAAGATTTTGAAGGTGACATTACTATTGTTGTCTTTCCGCTGCTACGTTACAAGAAAGGAAACCCTGTTCAAATTGGTGAAGATTTAGGAAAGTATCTGGTTGAAAACATTAACGAAATTACGAGCTACAACGTCGTAAAAGGTTTTTTAAACTTGGTAGTTGACGATTCTTTCTACTTAAACTTTTTCAATCAAATAGCTGCAGATGCATCGTATGGTTTTGTAAAAGAAGATGAAACCGATGCTCGTATGGTAGAATACTCTTCGCCAAACACCAACAAACCGTTGCACTTAGGGCACGTTCGTAATGTGTTGTTAGGGTATTCGGTTGCTGAAATTTTAAAAGCGGCGGGACATAAAGTGTATAAAACACAAATTATCAACGACCGTGGTATTCATATTTGTAAGTCGATGCTGGCTTGGCAAAAATTTGGAAATGGCGAAACTCCTGAGTCTACAGGGTTAAAAGGTGATAAACTGGTTGGTAATTACTATGTAAAGTTCGACCAAGAATATAAAAAAGAAGTTACTGAATTAGTTACTAAAGGAATTTCTGAAGACGATGCTAAAAAACAAGCACCTTTATTCGTTGAAGCCCAAGAAATGTTGCGTAACTGGGAGGCTGGAGATACAGAAGTGGTGGCTCTTTGGGAAATGATGAACGGATGGGTGTACGAAGGTTTCGACGTTACGTATGAAAATATCGGAGTTGACTTTGACAAATTATATTACGAAAGCAATACCTATTTATTAGGAAAAGATATTATTGAAGAAGGACTTCAAAACGGTGTTTTCTTCAAAAAAGAAGACGGTTCAGTTTGGTGTGATTTGACTGATGAAGGATTAGATGAAAAATTAGTATTGCGTTCAGACGGAACTGCCGTATATATGACCCAAGATATTGGTACTGCGGTACAACGTGCTAAAGATTTTCCTGATGTAAACGGAATGGTATATACTGTTGGTAACGAACAAGATTACCACTTTAAAGTGTTGTTCTTAATCTTACAGAAATTAGGATATTCTTGGGCAAAACAGTTGTATCATTTGAGTTACGGAATGGTCGATTTACCTTCAGGAAAAATGAAGTCTCGTGAAGGAACGGTTGTAGATGCTGATGATTTGATGGCTGAAATGACCAATACGGCTCGTCAAATTTCACAAGAACTAGGAAAGCTAGAAGGTTATTCAAAAGAGGAAAAAGAGGAACTGTATAAAATTATCGGATTAGGTGCTTTAAAATACTTTATTTTAAAGGTCGACCCTAAAAAGAGAATTTTGTTTGACCCACAAGCATCGGTAGATTTCCAAGGAAATACAGGACCATTTGTACAATATACCTATGCAAGAATTCAGTCCATCTTACGTAAAGCTGATTTTGATTATAGTAGTTCACTGAACGGAGTCGAAGTGAACTTACACGAAAAAGAAAAAGAACTCATCAAGCAATTAGAATTGTATCCTGAAGTAATTCAGCAAGCAGCGAGTAATTATTCACCAGCTGTGATTGCTAATTATACGTATGATTTGGTAAAAGAGTTTAACTCCTTCTATCAAAACGTATCGATTTTAGGAGAAGAGAATCAAGACAAAAAAATATTCAGAGTTCAGTTATCTAAAAAAGTAGCTGATACCATTAAATCAGCATTTAATTTACTAGGAATTCAGGTTCCTGAGAGAATGTAG
- a CDS encoding alpha-L-rhamnosidase-related protein, whose amino-acid sequence MIKKLVLIISLTVFFSCQKEQKNNDELYKSNAFTIYKDKVVQGENAMEVVSPTHLKSNYRSPASKTFSRLVKFKFSINEKDNELAPGADHWVIIGENEHESEVVTFGAKPKPMPDNPTTYLPTNYTYTFKVDVSPVLKQFEEKGFYQTFNGTKVAKADFKGFYIAGGAEPLTWDFVNLDNQGLKLQPTDNKNIYSITITLNPYNEADAQDKEWKISEDISNRPQYVSNQPIVDALFNLSLEEAIKNIEPDRTLRTGAKWGGVWTRDVSYSILLAFAYHEPEVAKISLRKKVKRGRIIQDTGSGGAWPVSSDRTTWCLAAWEIYKLTGDKAWLNEVYPIIKNTLEDDYKTIYDKRFGMYSGESSFLDWREQTYPKWMDNRDIYVSHNLGTNVVHYQAHKILAAMAKLKGEDATVYNQRAANIKKGINDYLWMKDKGYYAQFLYGRENLILSPRYEALGEALAILFEVADDTQAASIISKSPMTAFGATCIYPQIPDIPPYHNNGIWPFVQSYWNWAAAKTGNEDVLNHGLASIYRAAGLFLTNYENMVAETGDFLGTEINSHRMLWSMAGNLAMVHRVFMGMKFTTEGLAFNPVIPSAYDGERTLSNFKYRNATLNINIKGHGTKIKSVRIDGKTQDKAFIEHDASGTHEIFIEMANNDFPNKGINKVENHFTPTTVLAKKEGDWVKWQAMNTAKEYRIYKNGSFLKTTTQTEFKNDEDLYASYMISAVDTQGYEGFASEPVVFAKEARTIEAEEFAVSSSLPYSNYSGNGFVELSLHKNKEIVFTFEIEKDGTYLLDFQYSNGSGPWNTNNKCAIRSLTVNDNFEGVIVMPQRGKDEWSDWGFSNIHQVPLKSGINTVKVHFEDWNNNMNVDVNTAMLDYLRVIQIK is encoded by the coding sequence ATGATTAAAAAATTAGTATTGATTATTTCCCTAACAGTCTTTTTTTCTTGTCAAAAAGAGCAAAAAAACAATGATGAACTTTACAAATCAAATGCATTTACGATTTATAAAGATAAAGTAGTACAAGGCGAAAATGCAATGGAAGTCGTGTCACCAACTCACTTAAAATCCAACTATCGAAGTCCTGCAAGTAAAACATTTTCGAGGTTAGTTAAGTTTAAGTTTTCAATTAACGAGAAGGATAATGAGTTAGCACCAGGTGCAGATCATTGGGTGATTATTGGCGAAAATGAGCATGAGTCGGAAGTCGTGACTTTTGGTGCAAAGCCAAAACCAATGCCCGATAATCCTACTACCTATTTGCCAACAAATTATACATATACGTTTAAAGTTGATGTATCTCCTGTGCTAAAGCAGTTTGAGGAAAAAGGATTTTATCAGACTTTCAATGGAACAAAAGTAGCGAAAGCCGATTTTAAAGGATTTTACATCGCTGGTGGTGCTGAACCTTTAACGTGGGATTTTGTGAACTTAGATAATCAAGGATTAAAATTACAGCCGACAGATAACAAAAATATTTACAGTATTACCATAACGCTGAATCCTTATAATGAAGCAGATGCACAGGATAAAGAATGGAAAATATCAGAAGATATTTCAAATCGTCCGCAATATGTGTCAAATCAGCCAATTGTTGATGCGTTGTTTAATTTGTCTTTAGAAGAAGCAATTAAAAATATTGAACCCGATAGAACCTTAAGAACCGGTGCAAAATGGGGTGGCGTTTGGACCCGTGATGTAAGTTATTCCATTTTATTAGCGTTTGCATACCACGAGCCAGAAGTGGCTAAAATTAGCTTACGAAAAAAGGTTAAACGTGGTCGAATTATTCAAGATACGGGTTCTGGTGGTGCTTGGCCTGTTTCTTCAGATAGAACGACTTGGTGTTTGGCAGCTTGGGAAATTTACAAATTAACTGGCGATAAGGCTTGGTTAAATGAGGTGTATCCAATTATTAAAAATACGTTGGAAGATGATTATAAAACGATTTATGATAAGCGATTTGGTATGTATTCGGGAGAGTCATCGTTTTTAGATTGGCGAGAACAAACTTATCCTAAATGGATGGACAACCGAGATATTTATGTGTCGCACAACTTAGGAACCAATGTTGTACATTATCAAGCACATAAGATTTTGGCGGCAATGGCAAAGCTGAAAGGAGAAGATGCAACGGTTTACAATCAGCGAGCAGCGAATATCAAAAAAGGCATCAATGACTATTTATGGATGAAGGACAAAGGATATTATGCACAGTTTTTATATGGTCGCGAGAATTTAATTTTATCGCCTCGATATGAGGCTTTGGGTGAAGCTTTGGCAATTTTGTTTGAGGTTGCTGATGATACACAAGCAGCTTCGATTATTTCGAAATCACCAATGACAGCGTTTGGTGCCACTTGTATTTATCCGCAAATTCCTGATATTCCGCCGTATCACAATAACGGAATTTGGCCTTTTGTGCAATCGTATTGGAATTGGGCAGCAGCAAAAACTGGAAATGAAGACGTTTTAAATCATGGTTTGGCAAGTATATATCGTGCAGCAGGTTTGTTTTTAACGAATTATGAAAATATGGTTGCTGAAACTGGTGACTTTTTAGGAACAGAAATCAACTCGCATCGAATGCTTTGGAGCATGGCTGGTAATTTAGCAATGGTTCACCGAGTGTTTATGGGAATGAAATTTACCACAGAGGGTTTGGCGTTCAATCCTGTTATTCCTAGTGCTTATGATGGTGAACGCACGTTGTCGAATTTCAAATATCGCAACGCAACGCTAAATATTAACATTAAAGGTCATGGTACCAAAATTAAATCTGTGCGCATTGACGGAAAAACACAAGACAAGGCCTTTATTGAACACGACGCGAGTGGAACACATGAGATTTTTATCGAAATGGCGAATAATGATTTTCCAAATAAAGGGATCAATAAGGTGGAAAACCACTTTACACCAACGACAGTTTTAGCAAAAAAAGAAGGTGATTGGGTAAAATGGCAAGCCATGAATACCGCAAAAGAATATCGTATTTATAAAAATGGTAGTTTTTTAAAAACAACAACACAAACGGAATTTAAGAATGATGAAGATCTGTATGCTTCTTATATGATAAGTGCCGTTGATACGCAAGGATATGAAGGTTTTGCGAGTGAACCTGTAGTTTTTGCAAAGGAAGCACGAACAATTGAAGCAGAGGAATTTGCCGTTTCTTCTTCCTTGCCTTACAGCAATTATTCAGGCAATGGTTTTGTAGAGTTATCGTTACATAAGAATAAGGAAATTGTTTTCACTTTTGAAATTGAAAAAGACGGAACTTATTTATTGGATTTCCAATACTCAAATGGTAGCGGCCCTTGGAATACAAATAATAAATGTGCTATTCGTAGTTTAACGGTTAATGATAATTTTGAAGGTGTAATTGTAATGCCACAACGAGGAAAAGACGAATGGTCAGATTGGGGTTTTTCTAATATTCATCAAGTACCCTTGAAGTCTGGTATTAATACGGTAAAAGTACATTTTGAGGATTGGAATAATAATATGAATGTAGATGTAAATACAGCAATGTTAGATTATTTGAGAGTAATTCAAATTAAATAA
- a CDS encoding CDP-alcohol phosphatidyltransferase family protein translates to MSKLPKENKFIDLSDYGRPVAKVIANALKNTAVTPIHVTIGFIISGLLAIYCIIKCYYWLAAFFLVIKSILDAADGELARVKQKPSYTGRYLDSVADILLNALFFISIWYISNTNIWICLLAFIGLQLQGTLYNYYYVILRNKFHGDTTSRVFENKTPLALEGEKQQHVNILFGLYKLFYGAFDKTIYALDSNANKGTVLPNWLMTSVSTFGLGFQLLIIAAMLVLGLKASILPFFLVYTVMIFVFIGIRKLFYQ, encoded by the coding sequence ATGTCCAAATTACCCAAAGAGAATAAATTTATTGATCTTTCAGACTATGGAAGACCTGTCGCTAAAGTTATCGCCAACGCATTAAAAAATACTGCTGTTACCCCTATTCACGTTACTATTGGATTTATCATATCTGGTCTGCTTGCTATTTATTGTATTATCAAATGTTATTATTGGTTAGCTGCATTCTTTCTAGTTATTAAATCAATTTTAGATGCTGCTGATGGCGAATTGGCTCGCGTAAAACAAAAACCATCGTATACAGGTCGTTATTTAGATTCTGTAGCAGACATTCTGTTAAATGCTTTATTTTTTATTTCTATCTGGTATATTTCTAATACGAACATTTGGATATGCCTTTTAGCATTTATAGGCTTACAGTTACAAGGCACCTTGTATAATTACTACTATGTTATTTTAAGAAATAAATTTCATGGCGATACTACCAGTCGTGTGTTTGAAAATAAAACACCCCTAGCATTAGAGGGAGAAAAGCAACAGCATGTGAATATCCTTTTTGGCTTGTATAAACTGTTTTATGGTGCTTTTGATAAAACCATTTATGCCTTAGATAGTAATGCAAATAAAGGAACAGTATTGCCCAATTGGTTGATGACGAGTGTTTCTACCTTTGGTCTGGGTTTCCAACTCCTCATTATTGCAGCTATGCTTGTATTAGGTTTAAAAGCCTCTATTCTGCCTTTCTTTTTAGTTTACACAGTAATGATTTTTGTTTTTATTGGTATTCGAAAGTTGTTCTATCAATAA
- the lpdA gene encoding dihydrolipoyl dehydrogenase, with protein sequence MKYDVLIIGSGPGGYVTAIRASQLGFKTAVVEKENLGGICLNWGCIPTKALLKSAQVYDYLKHVDEYGLKAEAIDKDFEAVIKRSRGVAEGMSKGVQFLMKKNKIDVIDGFGKIKTGKKVDVTDNDGKVTEYSADHIIIATGARSRELPSLPQDGKKVIGYREAMSLPTQPKSMIVVGSGAIGVEFAHFYNSMGTEVTIVEFMPNIVPVEDKDVSKQMERSFKKAGIKIMTSSSVESVDTSGNGVKATVKTKKGQEVLEADIVLSAVGIKTNIENIGLEEVGIITDRDKILVNDWYQTNIPGYYAIGDVTPGPALAHVASAEGITCVEKIAGLHTEAIDYGNIPGCTYATPEIASVGLTEEKAKEAGYELKVGKFPFSASGKAKAAGTPDGFVKVIFDAKYGEWLGCHMIGAGVTDMIAEAVLGRKLETTGHEVLKAIHPHPTMSEAVMEAVADAYDEVIHL encoded by the coding sequence ATGAAATACGACGTACTAATAATTGGAAGCGGTCCTGGAGGTTATGTAACTGCGATTAGAGCCTCTCAATTAGGATTTAAAACCGCTGTAGTTGAAAAGGAAAACTTAGGTGGAATTTGCTTAAACTGGGGATGTATTCCTACCAAAGCATTATTAAAATCTGCTCAAGTATATGATTATTTAAAACATGTTGATGAATACGGTTTAAAAGCAGAAGCAATCGATAAAGATTTTGAGGCCGTGATTAAACGTAGTCGTGGTGTTGCTGAAGGAATGAGCAAGGGTGTTCAATTCCTAATGAAGAAAAACAAAATCGACGTAATCGATGGTTTTGGAAAGATTAAAACTGGAAAAAAAGTAGATGTTACCGATAACGATGGTAAGGTTACAGAATATAGTGCAGACCATATTATCATTGCTACAGGAGCTCGCTCTCGTGAATTACCTAGTTTACCTCAAGATGGTAAAAAAGTAATCGGATACCGTGAGGCCATGAGCTTACCAACACAACCAAAATCAATGATTGTAGTAGGTTCTGGTGCTATTGGGGTTGAGTTTGCTCACTTCTATAACTCAATGGGAACTGAGGTAACTATTGTTGAGTTTATGCCTAATATAGTTCCTGTTGAAGATAAAGATGTTTCAAAACAGATGGAACGTTCTTTCAAAAAAGCAGGAATAAAGATAATGACAAGTTCTTCTGTAGAATCTGTTGATACTTCTGGTAACGGTGTAAAAGCTACTGTAAAAACTAAAAAAGGACAAGAAGTTTTAGAAGCAGATATCGTATTATCGGCTGTTGGAATTAAAACCAATATTGAAAACATCGGTTTAGAAGAAGTTGGTATTATTACCGATAGAGATAAAATTTTAGTAAACGATTGGTACCAAACCAACATTCCAGGCTACTATGCCATTGGCGATGTAACTCCTGGTCCTGCCCTAGCGCACGTTGCTTCTGCAGAAGGAATTACTTGTGTTGAAAAAATAGCTGGTTTACATACCGAAGCTATTGACTACGGAAATATTCCGGGTTGTACCTATGCTACACCTGAGATTGCCTCTGTTGGTTTAACAGAAGAAAAAGCAAAAGAAGCAGGCTACGAGTTAAAAGTTGGGAAATTCCCATTCTCAGCTTCTGGTAAAGCAAAAGCAGCAGGGACTCCTGACGGTTTTGTAAAAGTAATTTTCGATGCTAAGTACGGTGAATGGTTAGGATGCCACATGATTGGTGCGGGTGTTACCGATATGATTGCCGAAGCTGTCTTAGGACGTAAATTAGAAACTACGGGGCATGAAGTATTAAAAGCAATTCATCCTCACCCAACGATGAGTGAAGCGGTTATGGAAGCGGTTGCCGATGCGTATGATGAGGTAATTCACTTATAG